In Brevibacillus brevis, a genomic segment contains:
- a CDS encoding amino acid permease produces the protein MGKTTVEAPGFAKTLGLPQIVALYVGSVIGSGVLLIPGLAAEKAGPASILAWLVMSILVVPMAITMGLLSARYPSAGGVSTFVRNAYGDRFGNMTGWFFLLSVPMGAPILSVTGANYLGVLLHWGDTQVYAAAALMLIAVLSMNVLGMHVAARVQTIVVSLIISILILAVVAALPHASANNFVPFAPNGWLSVIQAAGLLFWCFIGWEAVTHLSEEFVDPAKNAIRGVLWSAGIVALLYFSVAMLTVATHSYGIGISAASLSVMIQLSLGPVGGWIVAVTALFICIAAANAYIGAASRIAYSLAQEKVAPRWFGALHPKYRTPIGGLLFLALCFAVVLGVLYVRWIDLSRLIELPNASFIATYIGGCLAGTRLLKDSRAGRIASWTSLLFTVGLYPFLGWSALYPVAIALLSLLWERRKKTEETV, from the coding sequence ATGGGGAAAACAACGGTAGAAGCCCCCGGTTTTGCCAAAACCTTAGGACTTCCGCAAATTGTGGCACTGTATGTCGGCAGCGTGATCGGCTCCGGTGTCCTGCTGATTCCCGGGCTGGCTGCTGAAAAGGCAGGGCCCGCTTCGATACTGGCCTGGCTCGTCATGTCGATCCTCGTGGTTCCGATGGCGATAACGATGGGCCTTTTGTCCGCACGCTATCCGAGCGCAGGGGGAGTGTCCACCTTCGTGCGAAATGCGTACGGCGACCGTTTCGGAAACATGACAGGCTGGTTTTTCCTGCTGTCCGTGCCGATGGGCGCTCCGATCTTGAGCGTCACAGGAGCGAATTATTTGGGCGTGCTGCTCCATTGGGGAGACACCCAGGTCTACGCAGCGGCTGCGCTCATGCTCATCGCCGTTCTGTCGATGAACGTCCTGGGCATGCACGTCGCTGCACGAGTGCAAACCATTGTCGTTTCCTTAATTATATCGATCCTCATCCTCGCCGTGGTCGCCGCCCTTCCGCACGCATCCGCGAACAACTTCGTCCCGTTCGCTCCCAACGGTTGGCTCAGTGTCATTCAAGCTGCCGGCTTGCTGTTTTGGTGTTTCATTGGATGGGAAGCGGTGACCCATCTGTCCGAGGAGTTCGTCGATCCTGCCAAAAACGCGATCCGGGGCGTGCTTTGGAGCGCCGGCATCGTCGCACTCCTGTACTTTTCCGTCGCAATGCTGACCGTTGCTACGCACAGCTACGGTATCGGCATTTCCGCCGCGTCGCTGAGCGTCATGATCCAGCTTTCTCTCGGCCCCGTTGGCGGCTGGATCGTTGCCGTCACGGCTCTCTTCATTTGTATTGCAGCGGCGAATGCGTACATCGGCGCCGCATCCCGCATCGCCTACTCCTTGGCCCAGGAAAAGGTCGCACCGCGCTGGTTCGGCGCCTTGCACCCCAAATACCGGACGCCGATCGGAGGACTGCTCTTTTTGGCACTGTGCTTTGCAGTGGTACTCGGCGTCCTGTACGTGAGGTGGATCGACCTCTCGCGGTTGATCGAGCTGCCCAATGCATCCTTCATCGCCACCTACATCGGAGGCTGCCTGGCGGGGACCCGTCTCTTGAAAGACAGCCGAGCCGGACGAATCGCTTCCTGGACATCGCTTCTCTTCACCGTCGGCCTTTATCCGTTTCTCGGGTGGTCCGCCCTGTATCCGGTAGCGATTGCCCTCCTCTCTCTCCTGTGGGAACGGCGCAAGAAAACAGAAGAAACGGTTTGA
- a CDS encoding FadR/GntR family transcriptional regulator codes for MSLQKPVRSSLAKQVYEQLTQRIEAGDWKVGERIPAEPELVEQLGVSRNTLREAVQALIHNGMLEARQGDGTYVRSSSEFGAAIARRLKRSDLMEILEARSALEREIARLAALRRTEQDLNVLREKLAYTSSVMDDPEAYTLADVSFHTAIAEATKNSVLIDLYQHMTQSLHLSVNSTLDLTGVQEQILQYHARLVDAIATQDPDAAEAAVLSSIEANVSALSQLLQEGGASL; via the coding sequence ATGTCCTTGCAAAAACCCGTTCGCTCCTCCCTGGCGAAGCAAGTCTACGAGCAGCTGACACAGCGCATTGAGGCGGGGGACTGGAAGGTAGGCGAGCGGATCCCGGCGGAGCCCGAGCTCGTCGAGCAGCTGGGCGTCAGCCGCAATACACTGCGGGAAGCCGTACAGGCTCTGATCCATAATGGAATGCTGGAAGCGCGTCAAGGCGACGGCACATACGTCCGGTCTTCGAGCGAATTCGGAGCCGCCATCGCCCGCAGGCTCAAGCGCTCCGACCTGATGGAAATACTCGAGGCGCGCTCCGCTCTGGAGCGAGAAATCGCCCGCCTGGCCGCCCTTCGCCGAACCGAGCAGGACCTGAACGTACTGCGCGAGAAACTGGCCTACACTTCCAGCGTGATGGACGATCCGGAAGCCTACACGCTGGCTGATGTATCCTTTCATACGGCGATTGCGGAGGCGACCAAAAACAGCGTATTGATCGATTTGTATCAGCATATGACCCAGTCGCTTCACCTTTCCGTAAACAGCACGCTGGACCTGACCGGGGTACAGGAGCAGATACTGCAGTACCATGCCCGTCTCGTGGATGCGATCGCGACCCAAGATCCGGATGCGGCAGAGGCTGCCGTACTCAGCTCGATCGAAGCGAATGTGTCCGCGCTGTCCCAGCTGCTCCAAGAAGGAGGCGCATCTTTATGA
- a CDS encoding MFS transporter: MNNQALSHVAEPKAKPATPSPVLMVVGIILIAFAMRSPLTSVGPLVGSIRSDLGLSNGMSGMLTTVPLLAFALFSPLVPTVGHRFGAERTLFAGLLILLIGIPLRSIGSILALFAGTALIGAGIAIFNVLLPGLAKQRFPQKAGLMTSVYTTAMSTCAALASGVSIPLAQKGHLGWQGSLAFWAIMVVIALLVWLPQIRSRGDIPSAQAKGASLGKLWSSRLAWQVTLFMGLQSFIFYCTISWLPAILEHQGVGSGTAGWLLSLVQLISLPASFLAPVLAGRLADQRLMTVIIGAMSLSGFAGLLIEGNLALLIISLVLLGLAQGASISLALTFIVIRSSDVREAAKLSGMAQSVGYLLSAVGPMFIGFLYDMTHAWAYPIWTLIIVSVLLIWSGIGAGRNQTI; this comes from the coding sequence ATGAACAACCAGGCTCTATCCCATGTCGCCGAACCAAAAGCCAAACCGGCTACACCGAGTCCTGTACTGATGGTGGTCGGCATCATCCTGATTGCATTTGCGATGCGTTCCCCGCTGACATCTGTCGGGCCTCTCGTCGGTTCCATCCGCTCTGATCTGGGCCTGTCAAACGGGATGTCCGGGATGCTGACGACCGTTCCGCTCCTTGCATTTGCCCTCTTCTCTCCTCTGGTGCCTACGGTCGGCCACCGCTTCGGCGCAGAACGGACCTTATTCGCTGGCCTGCTGATCTTATTGATCGGAATCCCGCTGCGTTCGATCGGGTCTATTCTGGCCCTGTTTGCCGGCACGGCGTTGATCGGCGCGGGCATCGCGATCTTCAACGTCCTTTTGCCCGGACTCGCCAAGCAGCGCTTTCCGCAAAAAGCCGGGTTGATGACGAGCGTCTACACGACCGCCATGTCCACTTGCGCAGCACTTGCTTCCGGCGTGAGCATCCCGCTCGCACAAAAGGGACACCTGGGCTGGCAAGGCTCTCTCGCCTTTTGGGCGATCATGGTCGTCATCGCGCTTCTGGTCTGGCTGCCGCAAATCCGCTCCAGAGGCGATATCCCGTCTGCCCAGGCAAAGGGCGCTTCCTTGGGCAAGCTGTGGAGCTCGCGGCTCGCCTGGCAGGTCACCCTGTTCATGGGACTGCAATCGTTCATCTTTTACTGCACGATCTCCTGGCTTCCTGCGATTTTGGAACATCAGGGCGTCGGCTCCGGGACTGCGGGTTGGCTGCTGTCCCTCGTACAGCTGATCAGCCTGCCCGCGAGCTTTCTCGCTCCCGTCCTGGCTGGCCGTCTTGCCGATCAACGGCTCATGACTGTCATCATCGGAGCGATGTCTTTGTCCGGATTTGCCGGGCTTCTTATCGAAGGAAACCTGGCGCTGCTGATCATCTCATTGGTGCTGCTGGGGCTGGCACAGGGTGCAAGCATCAGCCTCGCTCTCACGTTTATCGTGATCCGCTCCTCCGATGTCCGGGAAGCCGCCAAATTGTCAGGGATGGCACAGTCTGTCGGATACCTGCTGTCTGCCGTAGGCCCGATGTTCATCGGATTTCTGTACGACATGACGCACGCGTGGGCATACCCGATCTGGACCTTGATCATCGTAAGCGTCCTGTTGATCTGGTCCGGCATCGGTGCGGGACGGAACCAAACCATCTGA
- a CDS encoding S-layer homology domain-containing protein, which produces MQGNTRTIGKKSAVIALALSFVLSGIAGGGPLPAKAREESVTKAVSFTDTAGHWAAKDIAAAAKSGLIKGFPDGTFRPEQSVTQEEFLALVERILPAFAGHEPDAYVRNTYLTHAAGRWSEKTYTHLASAGIMPTGTPTDSLNRLEAARVLLAALGHQSEGEKYRGTKSRFFTDLSTDDESKVMTVYPAYKMGIMAGYPDGTFRAEEKISRAQAVVLLNRLARQIEELYPGTVSEDEKKAMTQAVSSFVGKVMDQEKIRRYDDLVAYVKSNKLPVSESFLREHFSFMQYDVYDYIRFPRFNELIYYAKIGTSKYRMTVQYYSGELGGSVDKTFYLSSADGKTFRLIGKDE; this is translated from the coding sequence ATGCAGGGCAACACCCGAACGATTGGGAAAAAATCCGCAGTCATAGCGCTCGCGCTGTCCTTCGTCCTGTCAGGCATTGCCGGCGGAGGGCCTCTGCCAGCGAAGGCGCGCGAGGAGTCAGTCACGAAGGCCGTTTCGTTCACGGATACCGCGGGGCACTGGGCGGCGAAAGACATCGCCGCAGCAGCCAAAAGCGGACTGATCAAGGGATTCCCGGACGGGACCTTCAGACCGGAACAATCGGTGACCCAAGAGGAGTTTCTCGCTTTGGTTGAGCGGATCCTTCCGGCATTCGCAGGCCATGAACCGGACGCTTATGTGAGGAATACGTATCTGACCCATGCGGCGGGGCGCTGGTCCGAAAAAACGTACACGCATCTGGCCTCAGCCGGCATCATGCCTACCGGGACGCCTACAGATTCCTTGAATCGGCTTGAGGCGGCACGTGTTCTTTTAGCCGCTCTGGGCCATCAGTCGGAAGGGGAGAAGTACCGTGGCACGAAGTCCCGCTTTTTCACCGATCTCTCTACGGATGACGAATCCAAAGTGATGACGGTTTATCCGGCGTATAAAATGGGGATCATGGCGGGTTATCCGGACGGCACATTTCGGGCAGAAGAAAAAATCAGCAGAGCGCAGGCCGTCGTCTTGTTGAACCGTCTGGCCCGTCAAATCGAGGAGCTGTACCCTGGCACGGTTTCTGAAGATGAGAAAAAAGCGATGACCCAGGCGGTATCGTCGTTTGTCGGTAAGGTGATGGATCAGGAAAAGATCCGGCGCTACGACGATTTGGTCGCCTATGTCAAATCCAACAAACTGCCGGTGTCGGAGTCGTTTTTGCGGGAGCATTTCTCGTTCATGCAGTACGACGTGTACGATTACATCCGCTTCCCGCGCTTCAACGAATTGATCTACTACGCGAAAATCGGGACAAGCAAGTACCGTATGACCGTTCAATACTACTCGGGCGAGCTGGGAGGGAGCGTCGACAAGACCTTCTATCTGTCCTCTGCCGACGGCAAAACGTTCCGGCTGATCGGAAAAGATGAATAA
- the bshC gene encoding bacillithiol biosynthesis cysteine-adding enzyme BshC, with the protein MNVECIALPLANRLAQEYQQGYASALQFFAYHPYQAESYRRRLEWLRGRSCAHRQQLAEGLYTYNQKIGNHPEALSKIEQLSLPETYVVIGGQQAGVLTGPLYTIHKAVHLIQTAKRLSEELGVTVVPVFWIAGEDHDIDEIDHVYWLADRETRLHKQRMETGKKGRLSASSLKLESEAVERFLSQFFHAQVETDETAAIRELLTSTASSSENVAEWFARLMARLFGKHGLILVESSEPFVRELEGPVFQKVIDNNEQISGLLLKAADRIATNGYPLQLQVEEHQANLFLYEGQDRLLLERHGDRFMNRRASYSREELRELAMENPERFSANVVTRGLMQEHLFPTLAFIGGPGEVAYWAYYREVFELLGMQMPVVLPRMSITLLEGAQKRLLEGFGLTVEDVLTRFGKWKEEWLAQEEPHPLQGQFSEVRKAIAEIYRPLVEEVIRLDGGLRNLAEKNAELLSTQVNFLEERLVRSLQQQEDVAHMRIKRIEAALLPEGGLQERKLCFFPFANKYGLDLVDRLVEAPFVHDGTHQIFTI; encoded by the coding sequence ATGAATGTTGAATGTATAGCGCTTCCGCTTGCAAATCGGCTGGCACAGGAGTACCAGCAAGGGTATGCTTCCGCGCTGCAGTTTTTTGCCTACCATCCTTATCAGGCAGAGTCGTACCGGAGACGGTTGGAATGGCTTCGCGGGCGCTCCTGTGCCCACCGGCAGCAGCTTGCGGAAGGCTTATATACCTATAATCAGAAGATCGGAAATCACCCGGAGGCGCTGAGCAAAATCGAACAGCTCTCACTTCCGGAAACGTATGTCGTTATCGGCGGTCAGCAGGCAGGCGTGTTGACGGGACCGCTGTATACGATTCACAAAGCCGTGCATTTGATCCAGACGGCCAAGAGACTTTCAGAAGAGCTCGGCGTGACAGTCGTTCCTGTCTTTTGGATCGCTGGCGAAGATCACGACATCGACGAGATCGACCACGTCTACTGGCTGGCCGACAGAGAGACACGCCTGCACAAGCAGAGAATGGAGACGGGCAAAAAAGGCAGACTCTCTGCAAGCAGCTTGAAGCTGGAAAGCGAAGCGGTGGAGCGTTTTCTCTCCCAGTTTTTCCATGCCCAAGTAGAAACAGACGAGACGGCTGCCATTCGCGAGCTGCTGACGTCGACCGCTTCTTCCTCGGAGAATGTCGCTGAATGGTTTGCCCGTTTGATGGCCCGCTTGTTTGGCAAGCATGGACTCATTTTGGTCGAATCCTCCGAGCCTTTCGTACGGGAGCTGGAGGGACCGGTTTTCCAAAAGGTGATCGACAACAACGAACAGATTTCCGGACTGCTCTTAAAGGCCGCAGACCGGATCGCGACGAATGGCTACCCGCTGCAGCTGCAGGTCGAGGAGCATCAAGCAAACCTGTTCTTGTACGAAGGGCAGGACAGACTTCTCCTGGAGAGGCATGGAGACCGCTTCATGAACAGGAGGGCGTCCTACAGCCGGGAGGAATTGCGCGAGCTGGCGATGGAGAATCCGGAGCGGTTCAGCGCCAATGTGGTTACGCGCGGGCTGATGCAGGAACACCTCTTTCCTACGCTGGCCTTTATCGGGGGACCGGGTGAGGTGGCGTACTGGGCATATTATCGGGAAGTGTTCGAGCTGCTTGGCATGCAGATGCCGGTAGTTCTGCCTCGCATGTCCATCACCTTGCTGGAAGGGGCGCAGAAAAGACTGCTGGAAGGGTTTGGCCTTACGGTAGAGGATGTCCTTACCCGCTTCGGGAAGTGGAAAGAAGAATGGCTTGCGCAAGAGGAGCCCCACCCCCTGCAAGGGCAATTCTCGGAAGTGCGGAAGGCCATTGCCGAAATCTATCGTCCGTTGGTGGAAGAAGTGATCCGGCTCGATGGGGGCTTGCGCAATCTCGCAGAAAAAAATGCGGAGCTGTTGTCGACCCAGGTGAACTTTTTGGAGGAGCGGCTGGTACGTTCCTTGCAGCAGCAGGAAGACGTGGCACACATGCGGATCAAACGCATTGAAGCCGCGTTGCTGCCGGAGGGCGGTTTGCAAGAGCGGAAGCTGTGTTTCTTTCCGTTTGCCAACAAGTACGGTTTGGACCTCGTGGATCGACTCGTCGAGGCGCCTTTCGTACATGACGGTACTCATCAAATCTTTACCATCTGA
- a CDS encoding cupin domain-containing protein: MRLPIETIGHKIRMIRKERGFTLEIMASKTGLSKGLLSQVERGISQPSLDSLWKITKALESPIIHFFEDIDQKQVHVTRLQKRRQLVFPESTGTYSLLSMGGSAKLGMLEVRLMPGEIVVDKFVQTEGEECFTVVAGTVTARFNDEEHVLETGDSISFDSSKNHSVENTGETEAVLIWTVTPPQF, from the coding sequence ATGCGACTTCCCATCGAGACCATCGGGCACAAGATTCGAATGATTCGAAAAGAGCGTGGCTTTACTCTGGAGATCATGGCGAGCAAGACTGGTCTTAGCAAAGGTCTGCTCAGCCAAGTGGAGCGGGGGATTTCACAGCCGTCTCTGGATTCTCTGTGGAAAATCACCAAGGCGCTTGAGTCACCCATCATTCACTTTTTTGAAGACATCGACCAAAAACAAGTTCATGTGACCCGCTTGCAAAAACGTCGGCAACTGGTTTTTCCGGAATCGACCGGCACGTATTCGCTGCTCTCGATGGGAGGAAGCGCAAAGCTGGGCATGCTGGAAGTGCGCCTCATGCCTGGAGAAATCGTCGTGGACAAGTTCGTTCAGACCGAAGGGGAAGAGTGCTTTACTGTCGTTGCAGGAACGGTGACGGCACGTTTCAACGATGAGGAGCATGTACTGGAAACCGGGGACAGTATTTCGTTCGACAGCAGCAAAAATCATTCGGTGGAAAATACTGGGGAGACCGAAGCGGTACTGATTTGGACCGTAACTCCCCCGCAATTCTAA
- a CDS encoding DUF3397 domain-containing protein: MTVLANVWAYFWGTLTVVPFLGFPLVYLLVYGWKRDKRLAVRWAVNITNFLLIRSVVSAYGVIWPQALSAWWWVLLFFLITIALLGWVQVKFRGRLSLKKVGFSAWRLSFLWFGIVYIVLFTTGIVKTMGVV, translated from the coding sequence ATGACCGTGCTCGCGAATGTCTGGGCTTATTTTTGGGGTACGCTGACGGTTGTGCCATTTCTCGGGTTTCCGCTCGTCTACCTGCTGGTGTACGGATGGAAGCGGGACAAGCGGCTCGCCGTTCGCTGGGCGGTGAATATCACGAATTTTTTGTTGATTCGTTCCGTCGTTTCCGCGTATGGCGTCATCTGGCCCCAGGCATTGTCCGCCTGGTGGTGGGTGCTTCTCTTTTTCCTCATCACGATTGCTCTGCTGGGATGGGTACAAGTGAAGTTCAGAGGAAGGCTCTCCCTGAAAAAAGTAGGATTTTCCGCATGGCGATTGTCGTTTCTCTGGTTTGGAATTGTCTACATAGTGCTGTTTACGACCGGTATAGTCAAGACGATGGGTGTCGTATAG
- a CDS encoding 2-dehydropantoate 2-reductase, which yields MQSETGVMQIVVVGGGSVGLLFAARLARGGQDVAVVTRSSLQSNQLSREGLTFHSLDGARDVVKIRSQPIENGLPFADLYLLTVKQTDLPGLLPELRRLHDSARVIALQNGMGHQELLAKSLSEHQCYFAINTEGAKRLSGTEVRHTGSGVVRIGPWEKNHTENDALVSSFVAAAASCGIHAHLEDAIKPFAWRKLVANALINPLTALFDISNGDLLENRHTLGLMRELFAEASAVAEANGQKMGEEQWQEIVTICRNTSRNLSSMLQDVKRQKRTEVQSINGYLALKGKEAGISTPLHEVLLRLILLKTDMGTGEEGGDSK from the coding sequence ATGCAGTCAGAAACAGGCGTAATGCAAATCGTTGTGGTCGGCGGCGGCTCTGTCGGGTTGCTGTTTGCGGCGAGACTTGCGCGAGGCGGACAAGACGTTGCTGTCGTGACGCGCAGTTCACTCCAATCAAATCAGCTAAGCCGAGAGGGATTGACTTTTCATTCATTGGACGGAGCGAGAGACGTTGTCAAGATCCGCTCCCAGCCGATTGAAAATGGGCTTCCCTTCGCCGATCTGTACTTGCTCACTGTGAAGCAGACGGATTTGCCAGGCTTGTTGCCCGAACTGCGGAGACTCCATGACAGTGCGCGAGTGATCGCGCTTCAAAACGGCATGGGTCATCAAGAACTTCTGGCGAAAAGCCTGTCTGAACATCAATGTTATTTTGCGATCAATACGGAAGGCGCCAAACGACTGTCTGGCACTGAAGTCAGGCATACCGGAAGCGGTGTCGTCCGCATCGGCCCCTGGGAGAAGAACCATACAGAAAATGACGCGCTCGTATCGTCGTTTGTCGCCGCGGCCGCCTCCTGCGGCATACACGCACATCTCGAGGATGCGATCAAGCCTTTCGCTTGGCGAAAGCTCGTGGCCAATGCTTTGATCAACCCGCTCACGGCGCTGTTTGACATTTCCAATGGCGACCTCCTTGAAAACCGGCATACTCTTGGACTCATGCGAGAGCTCTTTGCGGAAGCATCGGCTGTAGCGGAAGCAAACGGACAAAAAATGGGCGAGGAGCAGTGGCAGGAAATTGTCACCATTTGCCGAAATACTTCCCGAAATCTTTCCTCCATGTTGCAGGACGTCAAAAGGCAGAAGCGGACGGAAGTGCAATCGATCAACGGCTATCTCGCCTTGAAAGGAAAAGAAGCCGGGATTTCCACTCCTTTGCACGAAGTGTTGCTCCGCTTGATCCTGCTGAAAACAGACATGGGTACAGGAGAGGAGGGGGGCGACAGTAAATGA
- a CDS encoding acyl-CoA carboxylase subunit beta, whose product MSKHMEEMLREKIAQVEKGGDAKYHEKLKEQNKLFVRDRLRLLFDDEFMVEDGLFANVMAGDLPADGVVTAIGKIHGQTVCVMANDSTVKAGSWGSRTVEKIIRIQETAEKMRVPLVYLVDSAGARITDQLEMFPGRRGAGRIFYNQVKLSGKIPQVCILFGPSAAGGAYIPAFCDIVIMVDKNASMYLGSPRMAEMVIGEKVSLEELGGARMHCSVSGCGDVLAANEEEAIQSARRYLSFFPANYTEQPPVAQAQAPVDTAKDITTIVPENQNAAFNMHDLITALVDEGSFFEIKKLFAQELVTGLARLDGKPVGIIANQPRVKGGVLFVDSADKAARFITLCDAFQIPLLFLADVPGFMIGTAVERAGIIRHGAKMISAMAEATVPKISVIVRKAYGAGLYAMASSAFEPDACLALPGAQIAVMGPEAAVNAVYSNKIQAIEDPQERQAFIMEKRKEYQEDIDLYLLASNLIVDAIIPPSDMRSELIRRFDAYKGKKQQFSDRKHPVYPV is encoded by the coding sequence ATGAGCAAGCATATGGAAGAGATGCTGCGGGAAAAAATCGCCCAGGTCGAAAAGGGCGGAGATGCCAAATACCATGAAAAGCTGAAAGAACAAAACAAACTGTTCGTTCGTGATCGGCTGCGGCTCTTGTTCGACGACGAGTTTATGGTCGAGGACGGCCTGTTTGCCAACGTGATGGCGGGCGACCTGCCGGCTGATGGCGTCGTGACGGCGATCGGCAAGATACACGGCCAGACCGTGTGCGTGATGGCCAACGACTCGACGGTCAAGGCAGGCTCCTGGGGCTCGCGGACGGTGGAAAAAATCATCCGGATCCAGGAGACTGCCGAAAAAATGCGAGTCCCGTTGGTGTATCTCGTGGATTCCGCAGGGGCTCGGATCACCGACCAATTGGAGATGTTCCCGGGACGCCGGGGAGCCGGACGCATTTTTTACAACCAAGTCAAACTCTCCGGGAAAATTCCGCAGGTCTGCATCCTCTTCGGCCCGTCGGCGGCTGGTGGCGCCTACATTCCGGCCTTTTGCGACATCGTCATCATGGTGGACAAAAACGCCAGCATGTACCTCGGCTCGCCGCGCATGGCGGAAATGGTGATCGGGGAAAAGGTGTCCCTGGAGGAGCTGGGTGGGGCGCGCATGCACTGCTCCGTGAGCGGCTGCGGCGACGTACTCGCGGCCAATGAAGAAGAAGCGATCCAGTCGGCACGTCGTTACCTCAGCTTTTTTCCGGCCAATTACACGGAGCAGCCGCCTGTGGCGCAGGCCCAGGCACCGGTGGATACAGCCAAAGACATCACGACCATCGTACCGGAAAACCAGAATGCCGCTTTTAACATGCACGATCTGATTACCGCACTGGTCGATGAAGGCTCCTTTTTCGAAATCAAAAAGCTGTTTGCACAGGAGCTGGTGACCGGCTTGGCCCGCCTGGACGGCAAACCTGTCGGGATCATCGCCAACCAGCCCCGCGTCAAAGGCGGCGTGCTGTTCGTCGATTCGGCCGACAAGGCGGCTCGCTTCATTACTTTGTGCGATGCCTTCCAAATTCCGTTGCTGTTCCTCGCAGACGTACCCGGCTTCATGATCGGGACCGCGGTGGAGAGAGCGGGAATTATCCGCCACGGAGCAAAAATGATCTCCGCCATGGCGGAAGCGACGGTCCCCAAAATTTCGGTGATCGTCCGCAAAGCCTATGGCGCCGGTCTGTATGCGATGGCAAGCTCGGCATTTGAGCCGGATGCCTGCCTGGCCCTGCCCGGCGCGCAAATCGCCGTGATGGGTCCGGAGGCTGCCGTCAATGCGGTATACTCCAACAAGATCCAGGCGATTGAAGACCCGCAGGAGCGGCAGGCGTTCATCATGGAGAAGCGCAAAGAGTACCAGGAGGATATCGACCTGTACCTGCTGGCTTCCAATCTGATCGTCGACGCGATCATTCCGCCAAGCGATATGCGCAGCGAGCTGATTCGCCGCTTCGACGCCTATAAAGGAAAGAAGCAGCAGTTTTCCGACAGAAAGCACCCGGTTTACCCCGTGTAA
- a CDS encoding enoyl-CoA hydratase-related protein → MTVTLRREGAIGVLTLDRPEVFNCLNLETLVAMRGLIAEVGRDRDIRALIVTGAGDKAFCSGADLKERRAMPQQQVQIYIQTIRDTFTELEKLPKPVIAAINGLALGGGTELALSCDLRIMSDTAQMGLTETSLGIIPGAGGTQRLPRLVGKGIAKELIFTARRVHPEEALAIGLVNRVVPPEELMPTAFALAGQIADNAPIALAQAKFAIDLGLEVDLASGLMLESNAYQLLVSTKDRLEGLEAFSQKRKPVYRGE, encoded by the coding sequence ATGACGGTTACACTGCGAAGAGAAGGCGCTATCGGGGTTCTGACCCTGGATCGGCCGGAAGTTTTCAACTGCCTCAATCTGGAGACGCTCGTCGCCATGCGCGGGCTGATCGCAGAGGTTGGCCGCGATCGAGACATCCGTGCCCTGATCGTGACGGGGGCAGGTGACAAAGCGTTTTGCTCGGGGGCTGACCTCAAAGAGCGGCGTGCGATGCCGCAGCAGCAGGTGCAGATCTACATCCAGACCATACGGGACACCTTCACGGAGTTGGAAAAGCTGCCGAAGCCGGTCATTGCAGCGATCAACGGTCTGGCGCTGGGCGGGGGAACGGAGCTGGCGCTGAGCTGCGATCTGCGGATCATGAGCGATACGGCACAAATGGGTCTCACCGAGACGTCGCTAGGGATTATCCCCGGCGCGGGTGGGACACAGAGACTCCCGCGCTTGGTGGGAAAGGGGATTGCCAAGGAGCTCATCTTTACCGCCCGGCGCGTCCATCCGGAAGAGGCGCTCGCGATCGGACTCGTGAATCGGGTGGTACCTCCGGAAGAGCTGATGCCGACTGCCTTTGCTCTCGCAGGTCAAATCGCGGATAATGCGCCGATTGCGCTGGCACAGGCCAAGTTCGCGATTGATTTGGGGCTGGAGGTGGATTTGGCTTCCGGGTTGATGCTGGAGAGCAACGCGTATCAGCTGCTCGTGTCTACCAAGGACCGCCTGGAAGGGCTGGAGGCATTTAGTCAAAAACGAAAACCGGTTTATCGCGGAGAGTGA